The Mycolicibacterium aichiense region GCGGCGAGCGGAGATCAACCCGCTGCGGGTGCTCGACGACAAGCGGCCGGCGATCCGCGAGGCGACCGCCGACGCACCGGTGATGCTCGACCATCTCTCCGATGTGGCCAAGCAGCACTTCGACACCGTGCTGGCGCATCTCGACGCGCTCGGCGTGCGGTACGTGGTCAATCCGCGGATGGTCCGTGGCCTGGACTACTACACCAAGACCACATTCGAGTTCGTGCACGACGGGCTCGGCGCGCAGTCCGGGATCGGTGGCGGCGGCCGGTACGACGGGTTGATGCGTCAGCTCGGTGGCCAGGACCTGTCGGGAATCGGTTTCGGGCTCGGGGTCGACCGGACTGTTCTGGCGCTGCGGGCCGAAGGTAAGACGGTCGGAAACCCAAGCCGCTGCGACGTTTTCGGGGTGCCGCTGGGGGAGCAGGCCAAGGTGGTGGTGGCGCGGCTGGCGGCGGCTCTGCGCGCCGAGGGTGTTCGTGTCGACCTCGCGTACGGCGACCGCGGACTCAAGGGGGCGATGCGTGCGGCTGATCGCTCAGGCGCGCAGATCGCCGTGGTGGCAGGCGACCGGGACATCGAGGCGGGCACCGTGGGCGTGAAAGATCTCGCCACCGGCACGCAGGTCGATATCCCGGTCGATTCGGTTGTCGCAGAAGTGATTACGCGGCTGGCCTAGAACAGGCCAGCCGCGGTCTCAGTTCGTTTGTGGTCAGCCCGCGGGGCACAGATCGGTCTTGGCGAAGTTGATCGCCGCATCCGCCTGCGCATGGCTGATCTGACCTGAGTTCTTGAAGTAGGTCTGCGACAGCTCGTTCGGATCCGCACCCTGGGCGAGCGCCGAGCAGATGGTGTGCCCATCAGCGATCAACGCCGCCTGGTCGCCGGCGATACCGGCGCTGGTCAGATCCTTGATGTAGTCGGCCTCGGCGTTGGTGATCGCCCAGGCAGACGGCGCGCCGGCCAGCGCGATGGCCCCGGCGGCAGCAGCCGCCGTCAACAAACCTTTGATCATTGTCTTGTCCCTTGTGTGCATTGGAGTTACTGCTGCGGCAGAAGTTACTACGCTGCCAGCAGACATGCAGGAAAAGTCCAAATATTTTAGGCACCAGCCATCACGCCGGTATCTCGGCGCGAACACAAATGAATTTAACTTGTCGGCGGTACCGCCCCATTTAACCAATTCTCACCGGATTCTTGGCACAACCTTGGCCGATTTGGGAACCGTGTCGTTTGCGCGGTCCGTTGAACAGGCATGAACACCGTGATCGGCGCCGAGGTCATCGAGGGCTATGTGAACAGTCGCCAATTGCGGCATTTTTGCGGCCATCACGATGACGAGGTTTTCTTTCTCGTGAACGCCTACCACGGTCGCCTGCATGTGCATTTGCAGCCGAGCGGGTCCGCGGTTCAGATCACCATAACCGCGGAGCGTTATTACCCGGCCGATCACCGGGCCGGAGTCGCCACGTTGGTGCAGCAATGGAACGGCGCCGATACCCAGGTCACCGCAACGGTGTTTCCGTCCTCGGACCCACGATTGATCGGTGTGGTCGCCGAGCGGCGATATCGTGCCACTGACGGTGAGTTCGGGCCCTTCGTCGACCGGGCCGTCCAGTCGGCGATCGACTTGTTCGGCCGGCTGGGCGCCGCGGTGGCGTTGTCGTCCGACGACACGGATCTACTCGACGCCGGCTGAGCGGCGAACTCGAAGGTCGACACCCGCTGTGGTTGCGGCGGCTCAGTCCGGTTCCGCTGCGTCCCGCCGGCCGCCGAACGTCATCCGGCTCAGCATCCGGTCGCGCAACGTGAGCGTGTGCAACAGCACCGCCGAGACGTGCGCGGCGATCGCAGCCACCAGCAGGTAGGCGAGTACGGAGTGGGTCTGGCGCAGCACGAAGAACAGCTCTGCGTCGAACGGAGCGATCCGCGGCAGCGGAACGAAACCGAACAGCACCACCGGCCGACCACTTGCCGACACCATCGCCCATCCCACCAGCGGCTGAGCCAGAAGCAGCACGTAGAGCCCGATTTCGGAGCCGACCACCAGCAGCTGCTCGACAGACCCCACGGTGGACGGCAGCGGCGGGGTGCGGTGCGTGAAACGGTTGGCCGCCCGGAACACCACGACGATCAGGATCAGCGCCCCGAGCGTCACGTGCACACCCACCAGAGTTCCGTAGCCGCCCAGCGAATTGACCATCACGAATCCGACGAACAGCGCGCCGAACACCAGGGCGGCGGTCAGCCAGTGCAGGATTCGAGTGCGGACCGGGTAGCGCTCGATCGGTGTCATGCGCCGACCTCGTTGACCTGAACCGCCGACGGAGACGTCGGCTCGCCGGTGCGCTGGCGGTAGGACGCCGCATAGACGTCGCTGCGGGCGGACAGCAGGGGGTCGTCGGACGGTTCGATGCCGTCGGGCAACACCAGCGGATCGAAGTTGATGTCGCGGGCATTGCCCGGCGCTTCGGTCGCCGCGGAGGTGAGGGTCAGTGTGCCCACCTCGACGCTGCGCCGGTCCTCGGGCCACGGCAGGGTGGGGTCGGTCAGCGGGTCGCCCGGGTCGGCGACGGTGACCAGCAGACGCCATCGCAGCGGCCCGTCGCGCAGCTGGCGCAGCACGGCGTCGAACAATCCGTTGGCGTCGCCGGATTGCGGTGCCGGTGCGCCCTGCTGCGGTACGAGCGACCACCGCACGGCGGACCGGACGCCAGCGTCGTTGACGAAAAAGAAGGTGTTGAGGCCGCGAAAGGTGCTGTCGCCGAAGCCTGCTGACGGCGGATGCTTCTTGATGATCGCCATGGCGGCCGCGGTTTCGGGGTGGGCCGTCAGAAAGGCTTTCATCGCGGCGGGGTCGGGCGCTTTGGTGCCGGGCACGAGCTTGGACGCCAACAACCTGTCATAGAACCCGCGCGCCGAATTGTCCGGGAACACCGGCAGATTCAGCATTGCGGTGCGCCATTGCCAGCTATCGGGGAACCCGAACGCCAGCCCAAGGCCCCGGGCCGCGCCTGGGGTGTCGGCGACGTGCGGGTCACCGCCGGCGAGTGAAAAGCGGCCGACGACGGGTACCTGACCCTGTCGGAACACGGCGGCTCGGCTGAGCTGTTGGCCACTGCCGTTGCTGTCGAAATACCCGGTGACGACGACGCCTTTGGCGTGGTTCTTTCGGAAGCCGAGCTGGCGTCCGTAGACCCTGAGGAACCCGTCGAGGAAGGTCTGTCGGGTGGTGCCGGACCCGATCCATTTGTTGGCGAAGGCGACGGCGCCGAGGTCGACGGCCAGGAACGCTCCGACGGCCCCGAGCCCCACGAGAACCGATCGGCGGTTGACGGCAGTGTTCACGCCCCAGCGCGGTCGGTTGGTCACTTAACCACAGACGCGCTGTAGCAGGGATCGGTTCACCGCCGTGACACAGCTCACGACCTGAAGTCTAGATCGCCATCGCCGCGCGGACGTCGGCCTCCGACGCCGAGCCGCCGGTTCCGCTGGACGTCACCCGCCCGGCTTCCAGGATGTAGTACCGCTGGGCCGATTCCAGCGCGAAACCGATGTGCTGTTCGACCAGCAGCACGCCGAGGTCACCGCGGCGGGTGAGCGCGGTGATCGCCGCTTCGATCTCGGCGACCACGGACGGCTGGATGCCCTCGGTGGGTTCGTCGAGGATCAGGATCTTCGGGCTGGTGATCAATGCCCGAGCGATGGCCAACTGCTGGCGCTGGCCGCCGGAGAGCAGACCGGCACGGCGGGTCAGCAGTTCCTTGAGCGCCGGGAACAGGTCGAGCTGTTCGTCGATCAGCTGCTTGCCTTGTTTGCGGCCGTCGGCGACGACCTGAAGGTTCTCCGCGGTGGTCAGCTGACCGAAGGACTGCTGGCCTTGCGGTACGTAGGCAAGCCCACGGGCCACTCGGGCGTTGGGGCGCAGTTTGGTGACGTCCTCGCCGTGCAGCAGCACTTGGCCCGCGGTGCATTTCAGCAACCCGACCGCCGCGCGAAGCAAGGTCGTCTTGCCTGCCCCGTTGTGGCCCATCACCGCGGCCACGCCGTCGGAAGGCACCTCGATGCTGACCGAGTGGATGACCTGAGAGCGCCCGTATCCGGTACGGACATCGATGAGCTGCAACACTATTCGCCTGCCTCCAAGTCTCCGGCCGCAGCGGTACCCAGGTAGACCTCCTGCACCTTCGGATTGGCCTGCACCTCGGCGACCGACCCTTCAGCGATCACCTGGCCGCGCGCCAGTACGGTCACGGACGTCGCGAACGCTCGCATGAAGTCCATGTCGTGCTCGACGACCACAACGGTGCGCGAGGAACCGATGCGGCGCAACAGGTTTCCGGTCTCCTCGCGTTCCTCACCGCTCATCCCGGCGACGGGTTCGTCGAGCAGCAGCACGTCGGCGTTCTGCACCAGCAGCATGCCGATCTCCAACCATTGCTTCTGGCCGTGGGCGAGCACGCCCGCCGGCCGGTCGGCCAGATCCGACAGTCCGATGGTCTCCAGCGCCTCCTCGATGGCAGGCAGCACCCCGTGCCGCCTGCGCAGCAGCGTCCACCACGACCGGCCCGCGCCCGCGGCGATGTCGAGGTTCTGCAGCACGGTCAGCTGCTCGAACACGCTGGCGGTCTGGAAGGTTCGCCCGACGCCGAGCCGGGCGATCTGGTGGACCTTCTTGCCCAGCAGGTCCACACCCGACTTGTTGATCGACCCGGTCGCCGGTACCAGGCCGGTGATTGCGTCGATGACGGTCGTCTTGCCAGCCCCGTTGGGGCCGATCAGGAATCGCAGGTCGCCCTGGAACAGGGTGAGGTTGACGTCGTTGACCGCTTTGAACCCGTCGAAATCGACGGTCAGACCGCGGACTTCGAGGTATTCGGTGCCCATGCCGACATTGCCGCCGGCCACCGGTTCGGCGAGTTCGGTCATGGTGCCGCTCCCACGGTCTCGGCTTCCGCGTGCTGCACATCGCCGGCGGGCGGGTCGGCCTTGGCGCGGCGACGCCTTCGTAGCAGCGCCCCGACTCCGGCCAGTCCGGCGGGGAAGAAGCCGACGACGACGATGAACAACAATCCCTGTGCGTAGGTCCATCCGGACGGGAACCGTTCGGAGAACGCGGTTTGCGCCCACGCCACACCGATCGCGCCGAGAATCGGTCCGAGCAGCGTGGTGCGCCCGCCGATCGCGACACCGATCAGGAAAGCGATGGACGGCACGACGCCGACCTGAGCCGGCGTGATGAAACCGATGATCGGCGCGAACAGGGCACCGGCGATGCTGGCGAACAACGCGGCCGCGGTATAGGCGACCACCTTGATGGTGGCCGGGTCGTAGCCCAGGAAGCGCACGCGTTCCTCGCCGTCACGCACCGCGACCAGGAGTTCGCCGTAGCGGCTCTGCATCAGCTGACGCACCACGGCCACCACCACCAGCAGCGTGCCGGCGGCGATGAAGTACAACATCTGCCGGTTCACCGGGTCGGAGAGCCGGAATCCGAAGAACGTTCGAAATCCGTTGAGCCCGTTGCTGCCACCCAGAGTCGCCTGCCCGACGAGCAGGATCGCCAGTGCGGCGGCCAGCGCCTGGGACAGGATCGCGAAGTAGGCGCCCTTGACGCGGCGCTTGAACACACCCAGTCCGAGCAGCGCGGCGATGCCGGTCGGGACCACCACGATCGCTGCCATGGTGAAGGCCGCCGAGGAGAAGGGCTCCCAATATGATGGCAGCGCCGGGATTCCCGCGATCTGCATGAAGTCCGGCACCGGTTGTTTGCGGATCTCGGCGTCGGCGATCTTGAGGTGCATGCCCATCATGTACGCCCCGAGGCCGAAGAACACACCCTGGCCCAGGGTGAGCATTCCGCCTCGGCCCCAGGCCAATCCGATACCGGCGGCCACGATCGCATAACACAGATACTGGCCCAGCAGGCCGAGCCGGAAGCTGGTCAGCATCGCGGGCGCGACGCCGAACAGTATGACGGCCGCGACCGCGAAGCCCACCCACGTCTGCCACCTGCCGACAAAGGGCCTCATACCAAACTCCTTGTCCGCACCGTGAACAAGCCTTGCGGGCGTGCCTGCAGGAAGATCACGATGACCACGAACACGATGACCTTGGCCAGCGACGCGGTCGTGCTGTACTCGATGAAGGAGTTCATCAACCCGAGCGCGAACGCGGCGATCACCGTGCCCTTGATCTGGCCGAGGCCGCCGACGACGACCACCAGGAACGCGTCGATCAGATAGCTCTGGCCGATGGTGGAGCTCGTCGACCCGATCAGGGTGAGGGCGACGCCGGCCACACTGGCCAGTCCGGAACCGATGAAGAACGTCGTGATATCGGTTCGGCGGCTCGAAATACCGCTCGTCTCAGCCAGATCGCGGTTCTGTACGACAGCCCGGATCCGCCGGCCCATCGGGCTGAGCTTGAGCACGGCGGCCAGCACAGCGACGCAGACCACGGCCAGCACCAGGATGAAGATGCGGGTTTTGGGCACCACCGCGCCGAGGATCTCGACGCCGCCGGACAGCCACGCCGGTGCGGTGACGTTCACCGCGGGCGCGCCGAAGATGCTGCGTGCGGCTTGCTGCAGGATCAACCCGACACCGAACGTCACCAGCAAGGTGTCCAGCGGGCGATCGTACATTCGCTGGATCAGGGTGACTTCCAGCAGGACCCCGAGCAGGCCGCCGACCACGAATCCCACGATCAGCGAAACCAGCAGCGATGCACCGGCATTCGAGATGACCTTCTGCACCACAAATGCTGTGTAACAGCCGACCATGATGAATTCGCCGTGCGCCATGTTGATGACGCCCATCTGGCCGAAGGTCAGGGACAGCCCCAATGCGGCCAGCAACAGGATCGAGCCGAGGCTCAATCCTGTTGCCAGCTGTCCGACAAGGACTTCCATGCGCTATTGGTTTCCCGTCGCCCGGACTAGCCCGACAGGCCCTTGGCCCAGGGGTAGGACTTCAGGTACGGATCCGGGGTGATGGGGCCGGGGGACTCCCAGATCGTGTAGATCAGTCCGTCGGGATGGATCTCGCCGATCCGCGCGGTTTTGGTGATGTGATGGTTCTCGCCGTCGATGGTGACCAGGCCCTCCGGGGCGTCGAACGTCACGCCGGCGCAGTTGTCCTGAATGGCCTTGACGTCGAACGACTTCCCCTTTTCGACGGTGTTCTTCCACAAGTACACCGAGACGTAGGCGGCTTCCATCGGATCCGAGGTCACCCGGTTCTGCCCGTACTTGTCCTTGAAGGCCTTGACGAACGCCTTGTTCACCGGATTGTCCAGTGTCTGGTAGTAGTTCCACGCTGTCAGCTGGCCGGCGATGTTCTGCGCGCCGATGCCCTGGACTTCTTCCTCGGCGATCGACACCGAGACCACCGGCATCTTCTGCGGCGTGAGTCCCGCGTTGGTGTACTCCTTGAAGAACGCCACATTGGAGTCGCCGTTGAGGGTGTTGAACACCGCGCCGGCATTCGACGAACGAACCTTGTTCACGATCGTGGAGAAGTCCGTCGAGCCGAGCGGGGTGTAGTCCTCGCCCTTGATCTCGATGCCGTTGGCCGCGGCGTAGGCCTTGATGATGCGGTTCGCGGTCTGCGGGAACACATAGTCGCTACCCACCAGGTACAGCGACGTGATGCCCTTCTCCTTGAGGAAGTCCAGAGCCGGGACGATCTGCTGGTTGGTGGTGGCGCCGGTGTAGAAGATGTTCTTGCTCGACTCCAGCCCCTCGTATTGCACGGGGTAGTACAGCAGTGCGTTGTTGCTCTCGAAGACCGGCAACATGGCCTTGCGGCTCGACGACGTCCAGCCGCCGAACACCGCGGCCACGCAGTCGTTCTTGATCAGCTTCTCGGCCTTCTGCGCGAACACGGCGGGGTCGGAAGCCCCGTCCTCGCCGACGATCTGGACCTGCTTGCCCAGTACACCGCCCTTGGCGTTGATCTCGTCGACCGCGAGTTTGATCGAGTCACGCACCGTGACCTCGGAGATGGCCATCGTGCCCGACAACGAGTTCAGCGACCCCACCTTGATAGTGGGCCCGGACGTGTCAACGCATGAATCCGACTTTGCTGTGTCGGTCTCGGTGGCCTTGCTGCCGCAGCCGGACAGGATCAGGCCCGCGGTCACCGCCACGCCTGTCGCCGCCAAGAATGATCGATTCAATGCGGAGCGCCGGAGATGCATAGAGGCCCTTTCATGTTGGGAAAGACAAGCATTGGGCCGCAACAGACCTGATGGCCCCCGAACCCACGGTTGGTGTCGACCCGGACGTTAGGACCAATAAGTTTCTGTGACATATCTGTGTGTGACGAACTTGTTAACCTGCTAGTCATTCGCTGGATGCCGGCGCAGGCCGACACGGGTAACGATGTCGGTAGCGTGGTCGATATGGCCGATATGCGAAATGTGACAGCAAGAGTCGGGGCGGCGCTGGTGTTGGCGGCCGCCGGTGTTGCAGCCACGCACGCGACGTCGAGTGCTGAGCCGACACCGGCGCCGGCGCCCGGGCATCAGGTGACCTACACGCTCGCGACCGGTGGTACCTACGACTTCACGATCACCTATCTGACGGCGCAGCCGCCGAGCAAGGACGCCTTCAACGCGGACTCGAACCCGTTCATGAAGCGCGAGACCATCTCGGTGTCGCCGGACGCACCGTGGGTGTTCCAGACCACCCTGGATGACCCGCAGTGGGCATTCCTGCAGGTTGCGAGCACCACGCACGGCGGACAGGGTGCCCCGAACGCGCACTGCGAGGTGTCCATCGACGGCCAGGTCGCCGTCGCCCAGGACGCGCCCTACAGCCCGCAGTGCTACCTCGCCAAGTGGACGTCCTAAATCACAGGCGCTTGCTGAAGAACACCCGGCGAAAGCCGTCCTGACCCGCTCGGTGCGTCTCCACATAGCCGAACCGCGGATACATCGCGATGTTCTCGGTCATCGCGGCGTTGGTCAACAGCCTGACCTCTGTGCGGTCGGCCTCGCGGGCGTCGTCCTCGGCGCGCCGTAGCAGCAACGCCCCGTATCCGCGGCCCTGAGCGTGCGGTGCGACGGCAATGGCGTCGAGCAGCAGGTGGTCGTCCATCACGCAGGTGACCAGGCTGCCGACCAGACCGTTGTCGTCGGTCAGCACCCACACGTTGGCGGCGCCGATCAGTGCGGCGTAGTCGGTGTCCATCGGCGCCGGCCGCCGGCCGATTCGCGCGACGTATTTCTCGTACGCCCGTTCGGCGAGCTCAGCGATGGACGCGACATCGGACGGTATCGCCCGGCGCAGCGACGGTTCGGCCACTGCACCACCGTAAGTATGTTGGGAGCGGTGGGCACCTCGATAGCACTTGTCGGTCCGGGCGCGATCGGTTCGACCGTCGCCGCTGTGTTGCATGCCGCCGGGCATGCGGTCACGGTATGCGGGCACACCCCGCGCGATCAGATCGAGGTCCGGCCCGATGACCAGCAGCCGATCGTGGTGCCCGGCCCGGTGCTGACCGACCCCGCTGGTATCGACGGTCCGGTCGACCTGGTGTTCCTGGCGGTCAAGGACTCCCAGAACGAGCAGGCGGCCGGCTGGCTGGAGCGCCTGTGCGACGACCACACGGTTGTCTGCGTGCTGCAGAACGGCGTCGAACAGGTCGAGCGGGTCGGCCCGTTCTGCCCGTCGGCGCATATCGTGCCCGCCGTCGTGTGGTTTTCGGCGGAGCGGCAGCCGGACGGTTGGGTGCGGCTGCGCACCGAAGCGCGTCTGGTGCTGCCCGACAGCGCCGATGCGGAAACCCTTGCGGCGGTGCTGCGTTCGACGGAGATGATCGTCGAGCTCGACCCCGACTTCACCACCGCGGCGTGGCGCAAGCTGTTGTTCAACGCACTCGCAGGCTTCATGGTGTTGGCCCGACGGCGATCCGGGATGTTCCGCCGCGCCGACATCGCGGCTCTTGCGCGGCGCTACCTGGCCGAGTGCGTGACCGTGGCTCGTGCGGAAGGCGCCCGGTTGCCCGATTCCGTCATCGACGAGGTGACCGACATGTTCGCCGCCGCACCCGAGGATCTGACGACGTCGATGCTCACCGACGCCGAAGCCCGTCGCCGGCTGGAATGGGACATCCGCAACAACGTCATCGTGCGCAAGGCCGCCGGGCACGGGTTGGACACGCCCGTCGGTGACGTGCTGGTTCCGCTGCTGGCTGCCGCCAGCGACGGGCCCGGCTGACCAAGTGGCATCCTGGCCAGGTGGGCCTGATTTTCCGGTTGGTCGAGCTGCTGCTCGTGATCGTGCCGCTGGCCGGTGCGATCTACGCCGCGGTCAAGGGCATCTCCGCGATCAGGCGGCAGAACGAGCCGGTGGCCGAGCCACCTGTCACGGTGCAGGACAGCACGAAAAGCCAAGCGGTGCAGTGGCGCACGATCACCCGGGTGATCGACGAACACAACCGGACCGACGCTCGCTGGCTGGAGTACGAACTCGATGCCGCCAAGCTTCTCGACTTCCCGGCGATGACCGACATGCGGGATCCGCTGACGGTGGCCTTCCACCGGGCCAAGTTGCGCGCCGAACTGGTGCGCCCCGGCAAGGCTGAGGACCTGCTCGACGATGTCGAGGCCGCGCGGCAGTATCTCGACGCCGTGGAGGCGTACGTGACCGCGTTCGAGGCTGCCGAGAACGAGGCAAAACGGCGCCGGCGCGCTGACTTCTCCCGCCAGGATCAGCAGCGGCTGACCCGTGCACAGAGCCTGCTGCGGGTGGCGGCCGATCGCGGCGCCACCCCGCAGGAGCGTGAACGCGCCTACGACCTGGCCCGCGGCGAGCTCGACGGTCTGCTCGTGCTGCCGGACCGGACCACCGCGGCCCTCGAACGGGGAATCGCCGGGGAGCTCGACGACTGACGCGCCATTGACAGATCATCGAACGTGCGTTCGAATAGAGCGATGCGGTGGAGCGGCCAGGGGATAGCGGTCGACGACGGTGCGCTGCCCGGCTTGCAGCGCATCGGGTTCGTCCGCAGCGTCCGGACACCGCAATTCGAGGGCATCACGTTCCACGAGGTGCTGTGCAAGTCTGCGCTGAACAAGATTCCGGCCGCCTCGATGTTGCCGTTCACGTACACGGTGAACGGCTACCGAGGTTGTGCGCACGCCTGCCGATACTGCTTCGCCCGGCCCACCCACGAGTACCTCGAACTGGATCCCGGCGACGATTTCGATAGCGAGATCGTGGTGAAGACCAACCTCGTCGAGGTGCTTCGGCGGGAGCTGGGCCGGCGGTCCTGGCGCCGGGAGACCGTGGCATTGGGCACCAACACCGATCCGTATCAACGGGCCGAGGGTCGCTACGCGCTCATGCCGGGCATCATCGGGGCGCTGGCGGACTCGGGCACGCCGATGTCGATCCTGACCAAGGGAACTCTGCTGCGCCGCGATCTCGACCTGATAGCGGATGCGGCGCAACAAGTTC contains the following coding sequences:
- the hisS gene encoding histidine--tRNA ligase yields the protein MSEFQAPKGVPDYLPPESAEFVAVRDGLLRAARLAGYGDVELPIFEDTALFARGVGESTDVVSKEMYTFADRGERSVTLRPEGTAGVMRAVIEHGLDRGALPVKLCYAGPFFRYERPQAGRYRQLQQVGVEAIGVDDPALDAEVIAVADAGFRSLGLDGFRLEITSLGDDTCRPQYRELLQEFLFKLDLDEDTRRRAEINPLRVLDDKRPAIREATADAPVMLDHLSDVAKQHFDTVLAHLDALGVRYVVNPRMVRGLDYYTKTTFEFVHDGLGAQSGIGGGGRYDGLMRQLGGQDLSGIGFGLGVDRTVLALRAEGKTVGNPSRCDVFGVPLGEQAKVVVARLAAALRAEGVRVDLAYGDRGLKGAMRAADRSGAQIAVVAGDRDIEAGTVGVKDLATGTQVDIPVDSVVAEVITRLA
- a CDS encoding DUF732 domain-containing protein, giving the protein MIKGLLTAAAAAGAIALAGAPSAWAITNAEADYIKDLTSAGIAGDQAALIADGHTICSALAQGADPNELSQTYFKNSGQISHAQADAAINFAKTDLCPAG
- a CDS encoding cytochrome b, which translates into the protein MTPIERYPVRTRILHWLTAALVFGALFVGFVMVNSLGGYGTLVGVHVTLGALILIVVVFRAANRFTHRTPPLPSTVGSVEQLLVVGSEIGLYVLLLAQPLVGWAMVSASGRPVVLFGFVPLPRIAPFDAELFFVLRQTHSVLAYLLVAAIAAHVSAVLLHTLTLRDRMLSRMTFGGRRDAAEPD
- a CDS encoding catalase family peroxidase, with the protein product MTNRPRWGVNTAVNRRSVLVGLGAVGAFLAVDLGAVAFANKWIGSGTTRQTFLDGFLRVYGRQLGFRKNHAKGVVVTGYFDSNGSGQQLSRAAVFRQGQVPVVGRFSLAGGDPHVADTPGAARGLGLAFGFPDSWQWRTAMLNLPVFPDNSARGFYDRLLASKLVPGTKAPDPAAMKAFLTAHPETAAAMAIIKKHPPSAGFGDSTFRGLNTFFFVNDAGVRSAVRWSLVPQQGAPAPQSGDANGLFDAVLRQLRDGPLRWRLLVTVADPGDPLTDPTLPWPEDRRSVEVGTLTLTSAATEAPGNARDINFDPLVLPDGIEPSDDPLLSARSDVYAASYRQRTGEPTSPSAVQVNEVGA
- the urtE gene encoding urea ABC transporter ATP-binding subunit UrtE, with amino-acid sequence MLQLIDVRTGYGRSQVIHSVSIEVPSDGVAAVMGHNGAGKTTLLRAAVGLLKCTAGQVLLHGEDVTKLRPNARVARGLAYVPQGQQSFGQLTTAENLQVVADGRKQGKQLIDEQLDLFPALKELLTRRAGLLSGGQRQQLAIARALITSPKILILDEPTEGIQPSVVAEIEAAITALTRRGDLGVLLVEQHIGFALESAQRYYILEAGRVTSSGTGGSASEADVRAAMAI
- the urtD gene encoding urea ABC transporter ATP-binding protein UrtD yields the protein MTELAEPVAGGNVGMGTEYLEVRGLTVDFDGFKAVNDVNLTLFQGDLRFLIGPNGAGKTTVIDAITGLVPATGSINKSGVDLLGKKVHQIARLGVGRTFQTASVFEQLTVLQNLDIAAGAGRSWWTLLRRRHGVLPAIEEALETIGLSDLADRPAGVLAHGQKQWLEIGMLLVQNADVLLLDEPVAGMSGEEREETGNLLRRIGSSRTVVVVEHDMDFMRAFATSVTVLARGQVIAEGSVAEVQANPKVQEVYLGTAAAGDLEAGE
- the urtC gene encoding urea ABC transporter permease subunit UrtC, with amino-acid sequence MRPFVGRWQTWVGFAVAAVILFGVAPAMLTSFRLGLLGQYLCYAIVAAGIGLAWGRGGMLTLGQGVFFGLGAYMMGMHLKIADAEIRKQPVPDFMQIAGIPALPSYWEPFSSAAFTMAAIVVVPTGIAALLGLGVFKRRVKGAYFAILSQALAAALAILLVGQATLGGSNGLNGFRTFFGFRLSDPVNRQMLYFIAAGTLLVVVAVVRQLMQSRYGELLVAVRDGEERVRFLGYDPATIKVVAYTAAALFASIAGALFAPIIGFITPAQVGVVPSIAFLIGVAIGGRTTLLGPILGAIGVAWAQTAFSERFPSGWTYAQGLLFIVVVGFFPAGLAGVGALLRRRRRAKADPPAGDVQHAEAETVGAAP
- the urtB gene encoding urea ABC transporter permease subunit UrtB, whose product is MEVLVGQLATGLSLGSILLLAALGLSLTFGQMGVINMAHGEFIMVGCYTAFVVQKVISNAGASLLVSLIVGFVVGGLLGVLLEVTLIQRMYDRPLDTLLVTFGVGLILQQAARSIFGAPAVNVTAPAWLSGGVEILGAVVPKTRIFILVLAVVCVAVLAAVLKLSPMGRRIRAVVQNRDLAETSGISSRRTDITTFFIGSGLASVAGVALTLIGSTSSTIGQSYLIDAFLVVVVGGLGQIKGTVIAAFALGLMNSFIEYSTTASLAKVIVFVVIVIFLQARPQGLFTVRTRSLV
- the urtA gene encoding urea ABC transporter substrate-binding protein, whose translation is MHLRRSALNRSFLAATGVAVTAGLILSGCGSKATETDTAKSDSCVDTSGPTIKVGSLNSLSGTMAISEVTVRDSIKLAVDEINAKGGVLGKQVQIVGEDGASDPAVFAQKAEKLIKNDCVAAVFGGWTSSSRKAMLPVFESNNALLYYPVQYEGLESSKNIFYTGATTNQQIVPALDFLKEKGITSLYLVGSDYVFPQTANRIIKAYAAANGIEIKGEDYTPLGSTDFSTIVNKVRSSNAGAVFNTLNGDSNVAFFKEYTNAGLTPQKMPVVSVSIAEEEVQGIGAQNIAGQLTAWNYYQTLDNPVNKAFVKAFKDKYGQNRVTSDPMEAAYVSVYLWKNTVEKGKSFDVKAIQDNCAGVTFDAPEGLVTIDGENHHITKTARIGEIHPDGLIYTIWESPGPITPDPYLKSYPWAKGLSG
- a CDS encoding GNAT family N-acetyltransferase, whose amino-acid sequence is MAEPSLRRAIPSDVASIAELAERAYEKYVARIGRRPAPMDTDYAALIGAANVWVLTDDNGLVGSLVTCVMDDHLLLDAIAVAPHAQGRGYGALLLRRAEDDAREADRTEVRLLTNAAMTENIAMYPRFGYVETHRAGQDGFRRVFFSKRL
- a CDS encoding oxidoreductase; protein product: MGTSIALVGPGAIGSTVAAVLHAAGHAVTVCGHTPRDQIEVRPDDQQPIVVPGPVLTDPAGIDGPVDLVFLAVKDSQNEQAAGWLERLCDDHTVVCVLQNGVEQVERVGPFCPSAHIVPAVVWFSAERQPDGWVRLRTEARLVLPDSADAETLAAVLRSTEMIVELDPDFTTAAWRKLLFNALAGFMVLARRRSGMFRRADIAALARRYLAECVTVARAEGARLPDSVIDEVTDMFAAAPEDLTTSMLTDAEARRRLEWDIRNNVIVRKAAGHGLDTPVGDVLVPLLAAASDGPG
- a CDS encoding Rv2578c family radical SAM protein, producing the protein MRWSGQGIAVDDGALPGLQRIGFVRSVRTPQFEGITFHEVLCKSALNKIPAASMLPFTYTVNGYRGCAHACRYCFARPTHEYLELDPGDDFDSEIVVKTNLVEVLRRELGRRSWRRETVALGTNTDPYQRAEGRYALMPGIIGALADSGTPMSILTKGTLLRRDLDLIADAAQQVPVSVAISLAVGDPDLHRGVEPGTPSPQARLGLIAAVRDAGLDCHVMVAPVLPYLTDSAEHLDGLLGAIAEAGATGATVFGLHLRSSTRGVFMSWLARSHPELVAPYRELYRRGAYLPADYREMLRQRAAPLVAKYKLGGDRRLFTPPTPPEPSALPEPQPTLF